The Amycolatopsis sp. DG1A-15b genome window below encodes:
- a CDS encoding antitoxin: MNLFDKAKEALGKHPDQADQGVDKAAEAAKQRFGDHADKIDQGSDKVKDYLHNQGGGQQEAPPQ; this comes from the coding sequence ATGAATCTGTTCGACAAGGCGAAGGAAGCGCTCGGGAAGCACCCCGACCAGGCCGACCAGGGCGTCGACAAGGCCGCCGAGGCGGCCAAGCAGCGCTTCGGCGACCACGCCGACAAGATCGACCAGGGCTCGGACAAGGTGAAGGATTACCTGCACAACCAGGGCGGCGGGCAGCAGGAGGCGCCTCCCCAGTGA
- a CDS encoding VanZ family protein yields the protein MVATYLVPVRTALLLFPLLVLAVMLPAAFVSYRRRGRAGGWPTFVFYTFLFYLLAIATQTVLPLPADPAYCAGHTYASSPQLRPFYFVEVVSQRARGHWSPGALLHNPAVWTTALNVVMLAPLGFYVRYAQRMRLVPAALIGFGVSLFFELTQLTGLWFLFPCPYRLFSVDDLILNTAGVVVGWLLAGPLGRLLPSAEPEHDRRYAARVTFTRRLFALATDLLGFAALLGFLFGLLTLFGEDLRHRDTPVVILALVWFVVLPAVTGSTPGKRAMLLRVTRRGARRAGPIALLVRNGVLLSPLWLTWLLLDLDRWDLGHHPEQLLLPVALAASVFVVGVWTPLAVLLDNEHRAPYERLTRTVNVAVVPPAAAEPVPAPAPPQEVLKGR from the coding sequence GTGGTCGCCACCTATCTCGTCCCCGTCCGGACTGCCCTGCTCCTCTTCCCGCTCCTCGTGCTGGCCGTCATGCTCCCGGCCGCCTTCGTCAGCTACCGCCGCCGCGGCCGCGCCGGCGGCTGGCCGACGTTCGTCTTCTACACCTTCCTGTTCTACCTGCTGGCGATCGCGACGCAGACGGTGCTGCCGCTGCCGGCCGACCCGGCGTACTGCGCGGGTCACACCTACGCGAGTTCTCCGCAGTTGCGGCCGTTCTACTTCGTCGAGGTGGTCTCCCAGCGGGCCCGCGGCCACTGGAGCCCCGGGGCGCTGCTGCACAACCCGGCGGTCTGGACCACCGCGCTCAACGTCGTGATGCTGGCGCCCCTGGGGTTCTACGTCCGGTACGCCCAGCGGATGCGGCTGGTGCCCGCCGCCCTGATCGGCTTCGGCGTGTCGCTGTTCTTCGAACTGACGCAGCTGACCGGCCTGTGGTTCCTCTTCCCGTGCCCGTACCGGCTCTTCAGCGTCGACGACCTGATCCTCAACACCGCGGGTGTGGTCGTCGGCTGGCTGCTGGCCGGCCCGCTCGGGCGCCTGCTGCCCTCGGCCGAACCCGAGCACGACCGGCGCTACGCCGCCAGGGTCACCTTCACCCGGCGGCTGTTCGCACTGGCCACCGACCTGCTCGGGTTCGCCGCGCTGCTCGGGTTCCTCTTCGGCCTGCTGACGCTGTTCGGCGAGGACCTGCGCCACCGTGACACACCGGTCGTCATCCTCGCCCTCGTGTGGTTCGTGGTGCTCCCCGCCGTGACCGGGTCGACGCCCGGGAAGCGGGCGATGCTCCTGCGGGTGACGCGCCGCGGCGCCCGCCGGGCCGGGCCGATCGCGCTACTGGTCCGCAACGGCGTCCTGCTCTCGCCGCTGTGGCTGACCTGGCTGCTGCTGGACCTGGACCGCTGGGACCTGGGCCACCACCCGGAGCAGCTGCTGCTGCCGGTCGCGCTGGCCGCGTCGGTGTTCGTCGTGGGGGTCTGGACGCCGCTGGCGGTGCTGCTCGACAACGAGCACCGGGCGCCCTACGAGCGGCTGACCCGCACCGTGAACGTCGCGGTCGTGCCGCCGGCCGCCGCGGAACCGGTGCCGGCGCCCGCCCCGCCGCAGGAAGTCCTTAAAGGACGGTGA
- a CDS encoding STAS domain-containing protein, whose amino-acid sequence MSTDAARLRQRSSGDGWSLEAHDASGVRVHTLRGEFDFAVSAKLADLLPAGPGPARIVVDMAEVGYCDSSCLQVLLRPARGLRAAGGRFAVVSAAPAVTRPIALLGLGDIMPVYPALEAAEASWGAT is encoded by the coding sequence ATGAGCACCGACGCAGCGCGGCTCCGGCAGCGTTCCTCGGGTGACGGCTGGTCACTCGAAGCGCACGACGCTTCGGGCGTGCGCGTCCACACCCTGCGCGGTGAGTTCGACTTCGCGGTCTCGGCGAAGCTGGCGGATCTGCTCCCGGCCGGACCCGGCCCCGCGCGGATCGTCGTGGACATGGCCGAGGTCGGGTACTGCGACTCCAGCTGCCTGCAGGTCCTGCTGCGGCCGGCCCGCGGGCTGCGCGCGGCGGGCGGCCGGTTCGCCGTCGTGTCGGCCGCGCCGGCCGTGACCCGGCCCATCGCCCTGCTCGGCCTCGGCGACATCATGCCCGTGTATCCCGCTCTCGAAGCGGCCGAAGCTTCCTGGGGTGCGACATGA
- a CDS encoding ATP-binding protein, with translation MKLRFVRHELGISPELSELARVRHWVRTVLRGFPAQFVGTAVMVVDELTSNALRHGRAPYYVRLLPGAAKLRIEVDDGGSEAARRRAPSDHGGRGLLLVERCAAAWGQLRRPSGKTLWAELATDPDPAGARG, from the coding sequence GTGAAACTCCGATTTGTCCGGCACGAACTCGGTATCTCCCCCGAGCTTTCCGAACTCGCGCGGGTCCGCCACTGGGTCCGGACGGTCCTGCGCGGCTTCCCGGCGCAGTTCGTCGGCACGGCGGTCATGGTGGTGGACGAACTGACGTCGAACGCGCTGCGCCACGGCCGTGCGCCCTACTACGTCCGCCTGCTGCCCGGCGCCGCCAAGCTGCGGATCGAGGTCGACGACGGCGGGAGCGAGGCCGCTCGCCGCCGGGCGCCGTCCGACCACGGCGGGCGGGGGCTCCTGCTGGTCGAACGCTGCGCCGCGGCCTGGGGCCAGCTGCGCCGGCCCAGCGGCAAGACCTTGTGGGCGGAACTGGCCACCGACCCGGATCCGGCGGGGGCGCGTGGCTGA
- a CDS encoding PP2C family protein-serine/threonine phosphatase — MTPLPGHGVPAGALVLLRRGDRASFTDQEELFARLFAARAGAAMSAARVFALQASITDTLMRELLPPTLEQLGGVEFAGRYRPARDGERIGGDFYDVHSAITAEGEESLAVLGDVCGKGLDAAVLTGKIRTTLRALLPMAGDHHRLLDLLNRTLGDNADARYVTLVLASARREGATVRLRVTCAGHPPPLIVRAGGRVEEADTQGSLIGVLPEIESVSADVTLAPGETCLLYTDGIVEAKGGPLGDAMFGEERLKQAVAECANMPADAVVERVQMLASQWIGRGTHDDMAVLAITAPRGQHLAAVGGHGRGRYTA, encoded by the coding sequence GTGACGCCGCTGCCCGGCCACGGCGTCCCCGCCGGTGCCCTGGTCCTGCTGCGCCGCGGCGACCGGGCGTCGTTCACCGACCAGGAAGAACTGTTCGCCCGGCTGTTCGCGGCGCGAGCGGGGGCGGCCATGTCGGCGGCTCGGGTGTTCGCGCTGCAGGCGTCGATCACCGACACGCTGATGCGCGAACTGCTCCCGCCGACCCTCGAACAGCTCGGCGGCGTCGAGTTCGCCGGCCGCTACCGCCCGGCCCGTGACGGCGAGCGGATCGGCGGCGACTTCTACGACGTCCACTCGGCGATCACCGCCGAGGGCGAGGAGTCCCTCGCCGTGCTCGGCGACGTCTGCGGCAAGGGCCTCGACGCGGCGGTGCTGACCGGCAAGATCCGCACCACCCTGCGGGCGCTGCTGCCGATGGCCGGCGACCACCACCGGCTGCTCGACCTGCTGAACCGCACGCTCGGCGACAACGCCGACGCCCGGTACGTCACCCTCGTGCTGGCCTCCGCGCGGCGCGAAGGCGCCACCGTCCGGCTCCGGGTGACCTGCGCGGGACACCCGCCGCCGCTGATCGTGCGGGCCGGCGGCCGCGTCGAGGAGGCCGACACCCAGGGCAGCCTGATCGGCGTGCTGCCCGAGATCGAGTCGGTCAGCGCGGACGTCACGCTGGCGCCCGGGGAGACCTGCCTGCTCTACACCGACGGGATCGTCGAGGCGAAGGGCGGCCCGCTCGGCGACGCCATGTTCGGCGAAGAGCGGCTCAAGCAGGCCGTCGCCGAGTGCGCGAACATGCCGGCCGACGCCGTCGTCGAGCGCGTGCAGATGCTCGCCTCCCAGTGGATCGGGCGCGGCACCCACGACGACATGGCCGTGCTGGCGATCACCGCGCCGCGCGGGCAGCACCTGGCCGCGGTCGGCGGCCATGGCCGCGGGAGGTACACCGCATGA
- a CDS encoding B12-binding domain-containing protein: protein MSTATRTTAVAEHAERLWDAVTAGDEYAAGDVVVRALGDGTDPETVLLDVIAAVQRRVGREWAANRLTVAQEHAATAINDRVLATFGYVLSRPEPHLGRITVACVDGEWHAMPARLLPEVLRLRGFGADYLGAQVPAPHLVAHLHRTGPDAVALSGSLATRLPTAHATITACQAAATPVIAGGAAFGPDGRYARLLGAEAWAPDARAAADRLAEPLPRPQTAHLPLDDLPHLADQEYTLVTRSSGRLVKTVLAGLEERLPAMRAYTDLQRQYTAEDLAHVVEYLATALYVGDGELFTGFLSWTAGILTARGVPAASLVPALELLEAELRDFPRATGLLRTARTHLAEPAAGSERPA, encoded by the coding sequence ATGAGCACCGCCACCCGCACCACCGCGGTGGCCGAACACGCCGAACGGCTCTGGGACGCCGTCACGGCCGGCGACGAATACGCGGCGGGCGACGTCGTGGTCCGGGCCCTCGGCGACGGGACCGACCCGGAGACCGTGCTGCTCGACGTGATCGCCGCGGTGCAGCGGCGGGTCGGCCGGGAGTGGGCGGCGAACCGCCTCACCGTCGCCCAGGAGCACGCGGCGACCGCGATCAACGACCGCGTCCTCGCCACCTTCGGCTACGTGCTCAGCCGTCCCGAGCCGCACCTCGGCCGGATCACCGTCGCCTGCGTCGACGGGGAGTGGCACGCGATGCCGGCCCGGCTGCTGCCCGAGGTGCTGCGGCTGCGCGGGTTCGGAGCCGACTACCTCGGCGCGCAGGTGCCCGCCCCGCACCTGGTCGCCCACCTGCACCGGACCGGCCCGGACGCGGTGGCGCTGTCCGGTTCGCTCGCGACCCGGCTGCCGACGGCGCACGCGACGATCACGGCGTGCCAGGCGGCCGCGACCCCGGTCATCGCGGGCGGCGCCGCCTTCGGGCCCGACGGCCGGTACGCCCGGCTGCTGGGTGCCGAAGCGTGGGCCCCGGACGCGCGGGCGGCCGCCGACCGGCTGGCCGAGCCGCTCCCCCGGCCGCAAACCGCCCACCTGCCGCTCGACGACCTGCCGCACCTGGCCGACCAGGAGTACACCCTGGTCACCCGCAGCTCGGGCCGGCTCGTGAAGACCGTGCTGGCCGGCTTGGAGGAGCGGCTCCCGGCCATGCGGGCCTACACCGACTTGCAGCGCCAGTACACGGCCGAGGATCTCGCGCACGTCGTCGAGTACCTGGCCACCGCCCTCTACGTCGGCGACGGCGAGCTGTTCACCGGGTTCCTGAGCTGGACGGCCGGGATCCTCACCGCGCGCGGTGTCCCGGCGGCCTCGCTCGTGCCGGCGCTCGAACTGCTCGAAGCGGAGCTGCGCGACTTCCCGCGGGCCACCGGTTTGCTCCGCACCGCACGAACGCACCTGGCGGAGCCGGCCGCCGGATCGGAGCGGCCGGCATGA
- a CDS encoding STAS domain-containing protein: protein MTPTGLTCTWTTSEEGTAHVSVAGDLEFATTGKLLRLVTDRLAGHPGIREVRLDCGEIGFCDSSGLSELMKVLRVVTDAGARLHLDNRQPALERLLTRTGTAAYLTGEAADSRARRDS from the coding sequence ATGACCCCCACCGGGCTGACCTGCACGTGGACCACCTCGGAGGAGGGCACGGCCCACGTGTCCGTCGCGGGCGACCTCGAGTTCGCGACGACGGGCAAGCTCCTGCGGCTGGTCACCGACCGGTTGGCCGGCCACCCCGGCATCCGCGAGGTGCGCTTGGACTGCGGCGAAATCGGCTTCTGCGACTCGTCCGGGCTGTCGGAGCTGATGAAGGTCCTCCGCGTCGTCACCGACGCGGGGGCCCGGCTGCACCTGGACAACCGGCAGCCTGCCCTGGAGCGGCTGCTCACCCGCACCGGCACGGCCGCGTACCTCACCGGCGAAGCCGCGGACTCCCGCGCCCGGCGCGACTCCTAG
- a CDS encoding MBL fold metallo-hydrolase: MKIHHLNCGSVRQIEAPGLPAAHAVNHCLLAETEHDGLVLVETGLGLDDVRDPGATLGGDWVAMAQPLLAEEETAVRQVARLGFAREDVRHVVVTHLDVDHCGGLPDFPDARVHVFAAELDAALAEAPSFRYRPAHWAHGPRWEAYAERSGDDWFGFASAPLTGLAADIRLVPLGGHTAGHAGVAVHDGTGWLLHCGDAYYYHRELAADPEPHPVLDVVQTRSEIHHDLRLGTQARLRELVRRHGDEVTVFSAHDPWELDRLRA, from the coding sequence ATGAAGATCCACCACCTCAACTGCGGGTCCGTGCGGCAGATCGAAGCCCCCGGACTGCCGGCCGCGCACGCGGTCAACCACTGCCTGCTCGCCGAGACCGAGCACGACGGGCTCGTGCTCGTCGAAACCGGCCTCGGCCTCGACGACGTCCGCGACCCGGGCGCCACCCTGGGCGGCGACTGGGTCGCCATGGCCCAGCCGCTGCTCGCCGAAGAGGAGACGGCCGTCCGGCAGGTCGCCCGGCTGGGTTTCGCGCGGGAGGACGTGCGGCACGTCGTCGTCACCCACCTCGACGTCGATCACTGCGGCGGCCTGCCCGACTTCCCGGACGCCCGGGTCCACGTCTTCGCCGCGGAACTCGACGCGGCCCTCGCCGAAGCGCCGAGCTTCCGGTACCGGCCGGCGCACTGGGCGCACGGCCCGCGGTGGGAGGCCTACGCCGAGCGGTCCGGCGACGACTGGTTCGGCTTCGCGTCCGCGCCGCTGACCGGGCTGGCGGCGGACATCCGGCTCGTCCCGCTCGGCGGGCACACCGCGGGCCACGCCGGGGTCGCGGTGCACGACGGCACCGGCTGGCTGCTGCACTGCGGCGACGCGTACTACTACCACCGCGAACTCGCCGCCGACCCGGAGCCGCACCCGGTCCTCGACGTCGTCCAGACCCGCTCGGAAATCCACCACGACCTGCGGTTGGGCACGCAGGCCCGGCTGCGCGAACTCGTCCGGCGGCACGGGGACGAGGTGACGGTCTTCAGCGCGCACGACCCGTGGGAACTGGACCGGCTCCGGGCCTAG
- a CDS encoding MerR family transcriptional regulator, with protein sequence MTLLDIAEVAEKSGLAPSALRFYEKRGLVEPAGRNGLRRTYHPDVLRRLDLVACARGAGFTIAEIARFLVATPSDDALRERMAQKAAELEETIDRLSRMRDSLRHAATCDHAPLVECPHFKAAIA encoded by the coding sequence ATGACCCTGCTCGACATCGCCGAAGTCGCCGAAAAGTCCGGACTGGCCCCGTCTGCCCTGCGGTTCTACGAAAAGCGCGGGCTGGTCGAACCGGCCGGCCGCAACGGCCTGCGGCGCACGTACCACCCCGACGTCCTGCGGCGCCTCGACCTGGTGGCCTGCGCGCGCGGCGCGGGGTTCACGATCGCCGAGATCGCCCGGTTCCTCGTGGCCACCCCGAGCGACGACGCCCTGCGCGAGCGGATGGCGCAGAAGGCGGCGGAGCTGGAGGAGACGATCGACCGGCTGTCGCGCATGCGCGACAGCCTCCGCCACGCGGCGACCTGCGACCACGCGCCGCTGGTCGAATGCCCGCACTTCAAGGCGGCGATCGCCTAG